From Ignavibacteriota bacterium, the proteins below share one genomic window:
- a CDS encoding helix-turn-helix domain-containing protein, which translates to MISPVSLRSFDRGSTRGRLAHLFDDTGAIVPLERLREEAIRHALKVTGGNILHAARQLGVGRATFYRLMKRYGIPVDR; encoded by the coding sequence ATGATCTCCCCCGTGAGCCTGCGGTCGTTCGACAGGGGGAGCACCAGAGGACGACTCGCCCACCTCTTCGACGACACCGGTGCGATCGTCCCGCTTGAACGGCTTCGGGAGGAGGCGATCCGGCACGCCCTCAAGGTGACCGGCGGGAACATTCTCCACGCTGCCCGGCAACTCGGCGTCGGCCGTGCCACCTTCTACCGCCTCATGAAGAGATACGGGATTCCGGTCGACCGGTGA